The Candidatus Saccharimonadales bacterium nucleotide sequence CCGGCCAGAAAACCCACCAACGTGGGATGGTACGACACCGCTCCGTTTTAAATCGGACCCAAAAAACTATTCGTGGCACGATGAAGTTATGGGTGATCTTTCTACGGGTCCCGAAGTTATCGATGATATCATTCTCATTAAGTCGGATGGGTATCCAACCTACAACTTCGCGCATATCGTTGACGATGCCGAGATGAAAGTAAGTCACATCATTCGCGGACAAGAGTTTATTGCCAGTCAGCCGAATTACCTCAATATCTACGAGGCTCTTGGGCTGATACCACCGATTTTTGCCACTATGCCGCATATCTTAGCAGCTACCGGCGGTAAAAAGCTGGGCAAGCGCGATGGCGCCAAGGATGTGCTCGATTACATCCGAGATGGCATCCTTCCTGAAGCACTGCTTAATTTCATCGCGAGTCTCGGCTGGAATGACGGCACAGAGCAGGAAGTATTTTCTGTTGAAGAATTGATAGAGAAGTTCACACTCGACCGTGTACAGCGCAGCGGAGCCCGCTTTGACGAACAGCGCCTCCTTTGGCTCAACGGCCAGTGGATTCGTCGGATCTCACTCGACGATCTTTCAAAGCGAGCCAAACAGTTCTGGCCAGAAAGTGCGCAAAAAGCAACTGATGAAAAACGCCTCCAAGTACTAGGGCTTGTTCAAGACCGACTTAAAACACTGACCGACTTGCCCCTCCTCACACGCTACTTCTTTGAAGAACCTGGCGTTGATCTTTCGCTTATCGAAACGAACAAGCAACTCAAAAAACTCGACAAATCTGAAATATCGTCACTCCTTATTCAAGCCAAAACCGCGTATGAAGCTGCGGGTTTTGAAAGCGCAGATTCGATCCAGGATACACTCAATCAGCTGCTAGAAGTAACCGGCCAAAAGCCTGGTATTCTCTTCGGTCTTATCCGCCTGGCGGTGTCGTGGGCACCGTTTAGCCCCGCACTCAACGACACACTTTTCGTCCTCGGTAAAGATACTGTTCTTCAAAGGCTTAATACATCACTCGAAGTTTTCCAATAGCCCATGGAGCCTCCAGAAATTCAAACCGGCAACGCGGCAAATGGCCTGAAAGGGTGGTTTATAGGAGGCAGTATCCCTGAAAGTTTCGGCCTAAGGCACACTTTTGATGTTGAATTAAAATGGAGTATCCACAAAGCCGGTGAAGAGCGGCCCGATTGGGTGACAAAAGAAGCCCGAACTACTGTTGCAATTCTTATTTCTGGCAAATACGAGGTTATATTTCGGGAGCAATCATCAATCCTCTCCAAACAAGGAGACTATGTCATGTGGGGGAAGAGTTGCGATCATAGAGGCAGAGCTCTTGAAGATTCGATCATTCTAACCGTGCGTTGGCCATCTATTCCGCGCTCCACTTAAAATATTCATCTGCTATAATAACCTTAAGCATGAACGATGGATTCGCAAAACCAACATTTTTTAGGCGGCTTAGGAATTGGGTGAGTACCCACCGTACGCGGACCATCGTCTTTCTTGGCATCATTCTTATTGCGGCAGCCGGGGTGACGGCGTATGCGCTTTTATCGCAAAATAGTCCGGCGTTAGAGTCGCTTCACCTTCAAGCCAAGCCCAAGCCAGCTCCACCCGCACCTGTATTTTACTCGCCACTTACCGGTGTAAAAGTGCCGGATGAGGCCAGCACAAAGCAGGCTGTAACGGCGATCATGATCGAAAACAGCCCCGATGCCCGGCCACAATCGGGCCTTAAACAAGCGGGAGTCGTCTACGAAGCGATTGCGGAAGGTGGTATCACGCGGTTCCTAACACTTCACCAAGAAGATAAGCCTCAAGTCATCGGCCCCGTCCGCAGTCTTCGCATGTACTATGTAGATTGGCTGGCACCGTACAATGCAAGCGTTGCCCACGTAGGAGGCAGCGCAGCCGCACTTGCTGAAATACGAAACGGAAAATACCGGGATATCGATCAGTTTTTCAATGGCGGCAGTTACTGGCGCGCGACCGACCGATATGCTCCGCACAACGTCTATACCAGCTTTGCCAAACTCGATGCGCTTAACGCCGCCAAAGGCTACACTAGCTCCACTTTCACAGGCTTTCCAAGGGCAGACGGTAAACCAGCAGCCAAGCCTACAGCGAGCGTCGTGACTATCAACTTCAGTGGCGCACTTTACAACACAGCATATGGCTATGACCCTGGAACAAACTCGTACTATCGCTCTGTTGGTGGAAAGCAGCATATGGACCGCGAAGAGGGACAGATTCATCCAAGTGTCGTCATTGCTATGAAGGTAAATATGCACAAAGTATTTGAAGATGGCTACCGCGAAGATATCAATGCCAATAGCACCGGTCAGGCTAACCTCTTCCAAAATGGCACAATGCAAGAAGTGACGTGGTCAAAGCCGTCACGTGAAAGCCAAATCACCTTCAAAGATGAAAACGGTAAAGAGGTACCCTTGGTGCGCGGACAAACCTGGATTACCGCCGTGCCAAATGGAACGGGGAGCGTTTCATGGCAGTAAAGCAAACCCCTCCACAGCTGGTAAAAAACTACTGGCCTCGCTACCGCAGGCAGGCTATTGCTATCACCATTTTGATGCAAATTGCCGCAACACTCGCTATTGGATGCGCACTTCTGGCAACCGGCGCTACGCAACCGACGGTTCCTTTTTGGATCATGCTACTTGCCGTTATTTTTACATCAATCGGCGTTAATATTCTTCTTGTTAATCAGCTGCTCACGCCTTTGAAGGACCTTACGAGCGCACTCACGCATATCTCGGGCGAGCCCAGCACCATTACACCACCAAATCCAAACGCAAGCCACTTTGAGCGAGACGGTTTTAAACCATTGCTTCAGCTTATTTACGAGCTGGCCGCCGACAAAAAGACCGAAACCGAACAGAAAGAAAGCCAAGCTGAAACGGCTTCAAAAGAGCAATCGGTCTCAGAAATTGCTACAGCATTCGAGAATACCGCCGCCGGATTTATTATCATGAAAGCATCTGGCGACATTCTGTATGCCAATAAGAATGCGCCCGTCCATACTGATCACGAAAATACAAAAAAGATTGATCTTATATTCGACGATTCGCCCAGCCTTACCGAATGGCTGAAGGATTGTGAAGAGCATGCCGTTCATGCCGAGCAAACATGGGAACGAGTTCCTAGCCAAATCATTGGGGAAGAAGACCGCAAAATCTATGATCTTGTCGCTTCATATGATAAAGGAAGTTCAGCAGAAGTTGTCATTACGCTTTTTGATCGCACAGCTGACTATCAGCCCGAAGATGATAGCCTTGATTTTATTGCTTTTGCAGCCCACGAATTGCGCGGGCCAATTACTGTTATTCGGGGCTACCTTGACGTGCTTGAAGATGAGCTCACTGATAAGATTGACGCTGAGCAGGGAGAACTTTTCAAAAGGCTTGTCGTTTCGGCCAATCGTCTTAGCAGTTATGTTAATAATATTCTTAATGCTTCGCGCTACGACCGGCGCCACCTTAAAGTGCACTTGCGCGAAAATAACCTATCCGATATTTATGACACGATCAGCGACGACATGAATCTTCGCGCATCGTCGCAAAACAGACTTTTGGCCGTGCACTTTCCCAAAGATCTCCCCACGATCGCTGCCGATAAAGCAAGTATTAGCGAAGTTATTTCTAATCTTATCGACAATGCTGTCAAGTACAGCAATGAAGGGGGAGCGGTAAATGTGACCGCCGTGGTGGACGGCGACTTTGTGAAAGTATCTGTAGAAGACCACGGTATCGGCATGCCCGGAAGCGTCATTAGTAATTTGTTTCACAAATTTTACCGCTCGCATCGTTCCCGCGAAACGGTCGCGGGTACAGGCATCGGCCTATATATATGTAAAGCGATCGTTGAATCACATGGTGGTAAAATAGAGGTACGAAGCACCGAAGGCGAGGGGTCGGTATTTGAATTTACTATACCGATATACAGTACCGTTGCAGATAAACTCACCGCCAATAACAACAGCAACGAGGGATTGATTGAACATAGCGAAAGCGGGTGGATAAAAAACCACGCGATGTACAGGGGATAAAAATGGCTATAAAGACAATATTATGCATTGAAGACGACCGTTTTATCGGAGAGATGTATGTCCGTAGCCTTAAAAAAGCCGGTTACGACGTTGATTGGATGGTTGACGGCAACGATGGCCTGGTAGCTGCCCGTAATAAAACATATGATCTTATTCTGCTTGATATCATGCTCCCCGAACGACGTGGTGGCGAAATTTTGGCCGCTTTGCGAGGCGAAAAAGGCGATCTTATTCCTAAAACAAAGGTAATCGTTATGACCAACTTTGAGCAAGACGATGAGTCACGTCAGGCTATGCAACATAATGTTGACGCATATCTTATAAAGGCAGAGATTACCCCAAAGAAGCTCTTGGGCGTTATTGAAAAACTCGCAACAGCACCCTCTCAAGTAGCATAGATTTGATACTTAGTCATATTTGTGATATAATTAACTTAAGCTTCGTTCGCCGTGCGGACAAGCAACCGCACGTCACAATTGAAGGGAATCGCTGTTGCGAACCATACTTTTGTTTCTTCGCCAGTACTGGCTCAAACTTGCCGGAGGGCTGGCCGTTCTTGCGCTTACCGCGGCAACGGCATACTACGTCGTTCAGGCGTTCGGCCCATCACCTGTGCCGCGGGCTATTCAGGCCCAGCAGGTGAGCACTGGCGCCTCTCCCGAAGGGTACATGACTCTCAGGGAGACACTACCGGCGCAAGTGATCATCGACCCGCAGACCTGCGCAGCGAGTATCGCGGGCGTCACAGCCACGAAGAAGGGAGTAATCTGCTTCGTGAGCATCGATCTTCACACATACCCGCTCGTCAGAGGAAGTGTCGGATTCTGCCAGGATCTCGACACTACTTCTCCCGAGAATAGCGCGCAGAAGTTCGTTCTGGCCTTCAAGGGCAAGGAATCACTCATCCTGGGACTATACACCAAAGCACCCGAAGTGCTGCCCGGGCTCGCGGACGACACTCCGCCTGTTAGCGTTTCAGGCATCGATGACTCGTACGGAGGCGTCGACTGTACCTCGCTGCCCGCCGATCCCAACTGACGTGCGTGGGGTAACCTTGGCTCTCTGCGAAAGCAATGAGCCAAGGTTGCCGTAGCACTCCGCAACCACCAAGTGTGGTCTTTTTTTAACTTGTCATAGCCCAATTCTCTCGCTACAGTAGTGAAGTCACTCTTTACATATCCTACCGGAAGGATGAAAGTGCGTACCGAACGCCGGGACTACCTCCCTGTCGTCAGACAGATTTATCCGCGCAACCCGCCCCAGGGCTTACCTTCGCTCGTGTATGTCGTCCAAACACTGGAGAACGGCTACTTCACCAGCCGTCAAAAGGAGCTTCTCAAGACGAAGCTTCAGGAAAAAATGGGGACAGAGCACATCAGCGTCAGGGGAAACGGCAACGAAGTCACTGTTGCATCGGCGCCCTACGATTCGATCGACGGACGCTTCGTGCTCTTGGATGCGCTTCATGAAATCACAAATCCCCAGGCACCATTCAGTGCACTCGGGACTCTGCTTTCCAGCTCCTTTAACGTCACCAACTACGTGCTGGGGTTGCAAATCCTGGGAACACACAGCGACGCCTCGCTTGCCCGTATCCAACAAGTGCTGAATGGAGTTACTGGCATTGAAAGCGTGCTGCGTGAACCCGATTACCCCAACGTTTTTAACATCTCGGTAAACGACGACTGGAGGCAAGCTAACACGAAGCTTCTTCGTGATCTTTTCAGTTACGGATTTGGAGCGAGCCTCCACGTAAATCAGCGACAGTAAAGAGTGGCCCGTGGCGCAAGAGATGGTGTTTTCTTGCGCCACGGGTTATCTTAATTGGTATACTAAAAAGACGCCCTCAACCGGGCGCATTTGTTGTAAGGAGTGAAGAAGTGTCGGGTTTTAGCCACGGGTTCCGCCGTGATACACCCAAGTCGTTCATGACCATCGAGGAAGGGAAGCAGGCCATCTTAGACGCCTGTAAGAAGGGTGCATCATACCAGGGATTTGATGCGCTCCTCACGGCAGTCAACGACGTGAGAGGAGGAAAGCGTCTGTCGAGGCAGGATGCTCATGCAGCACTCAGCTCGCTTCGCGGCGATGGTCTGATCTCACCAACGAATTCCAACATCCACTCTCTGTAACAAATGTACCTCGGAGGCCTCCCTAAGGACGGGGCCTCCGAGGTACATATTTCGACTAATCTAAAATTACTTTTATGAAAACAGGGTAGACCCTTACGCGCCCAGTTTAAGAGCTTCGTAAGGGTCTACCCTTGGTACAGGCACTACACGGTGAAGTTGTGCAGCACAGCCGGCCCGGTCGCGAGCCTGACACCCGAGCCGGAGAGCACCCTGAGCTGCGAGAAACTGAAGGTGCTCTTACGCGCCTTGATCTCTCGAGCGAACCGCTTCATGACACCGAGGAATACGTCGTCGTAGTTGAGCGGCGAGGCCATGCCTCGGCCCAACTCCAACGTTTCGTGATCGTAGAACGTCGTTCGGCCGGAAAGCGTGAAGACAGTTTCGGTACCACCCTCGAAACGAAGAGTGATCGTCTCGGGGAAGTGATTCGTCTCCAGCTTGCGGCTGCCCGAGCAGAAGAAGGTCACTCCATCGTGCAGCGTACCGGCCACCGCGTAGCGGTCGGGACTGTTGGCCAGCCGGATCGCCGTGAACGGCTGCCATCCGAGCAGCTTCATCAGGTAGCCGATCTCGTGACCCCAGTGATCGAGGAGAAGGCTACGCCCCTCCTTCTTCCAGGGGTTTTCCGTGGCGTGATACGTGAAGTCGAGCCCCACGTGCTCCAGTGCGCCATACTTGCGCTGGAGGTTGCCGAGATTGGCACACGCCCATCCGTAGGGCGCGTTTTCGAGCTCGTTGCGCGGATGGCACGTCGTCACCAGCACCTTGTTGGTTTCAGCCTCCACGAGCGCACGCTCCACGACCACCAGCCCATCCTGCGTGGTGGCCAGCGGCTTCTCGCAGAAAACAGGCTTACGCGCACGAACGACTCGAGCAAGCTGAGCCGGATGCGCCTCGTCGATCGACGCAATCACGATCGCGTCGATGTCCGGGTCGCGAAGGAGGTCTTCCTCTCGGCCGTAGCCCGGAACGTTCTGACCCACCTTCTGCCTGAACGTCGCGATACTCCTTTCCGAAGGATCGAACAGCCCGGCCAGCGAAAACTCACCGGTCTGGAGAGCAGGAATGGCGTGTGAGCGCCAGGCATGGTTACCAGTACCCAGGAAACCCAAGCGGATTACCACAATTTCCTCCGTTGATCGGTCCAAACTGTACCCCTAAACCATACCATTTTAAATTAATTTCAGCAAACCATTTCACCCTTAAGTAGGTGCTGTGTGTCATGTGATAAAATTAGTGAGTTGTCAACGGAGAGGAATCCTGATGTACGAAGTTGAGTTCACGATGGAGCCCAAAGTTCGTGTCGCGAGTCAGGCGGACTTCACTCACAGCATTGCCTACATCGTGAATCGGATTGAGCTGAACGAAAATCGCTGGGATGGTGAGGTGCAGCTTCGTCTAGTCAATGACGAGGAAGAGGGGACGATTGTTTCGTGCCCTGAATTTACCGCCGAAAACGACGAGCAGGCAAAGGGATACGCCGTCACATGGCTACGGACTACCCTCGGCGGGCTTCTCGGCTGCGCACCTGATGAAGTAATCTTCGAAAACCTCACCTGGACAAGGACAAGAATCTAGTCAGACAACGGACCTAGCCATACCCTTATTTTTTCGGGTATGGCTAGGTCATGCGTTTTATTGACATCATTTTTTATCTATGCGAAACTAGAAAGCAATAAGCGTGAGCTTAACGGGGGATAGACAAATGAAACCAAAAAAAGCAATTATTATAGCTATTGCGCTTGTTATTTTCGTTGGCGCAGGAGCATGGGCTTTCTTTTCATCACGTTCTCAAAATACTTCACCGTCGCAGCAATCTGCTATCTCAACCGTTAAGCTCAATATTCCAAACTCAAGTCTTGAGCTAGCCAAAACAAGTAAGTCACTTGATATATCCGTAGATATTGAGGGCACGGCCACTATCGCAAGGGTTGAGTATCTGCTTGACGGAGAAGTAGTGGCTCGGAGCATAGAGCCTCCTTACAAAGTCACGATAAGCCTCGCCAAGTTAAAAAAGGGCGAACACACGCTCCAAGCTATTGCCTACGACACCTCTGGCGGCAGTGCCAAGAGCAAAGTGTTTACCTTCACCATCGATGATTCAGATACGGTAACTCCAGCAAACGACGAGTCCCAAACCACTGTTGAAGAAAGTACTTCGATCCCAACCGCAAGGGCATCTCGTGTGACTACGGCAAAGTCGGGAGGCTCTAGCGGTTCTAGCGGCACTTCAAACAACAACGATGGTGGTACGCCTACACCAACCGACTCTGAGGAAAATTACCGTACGGCCGGAGGTTGGTATGGTTCTCTTCCTCCACAACTAGAGATTTGTAGTAACAATGGCTGGAATGGCGGCCCCTCAAGCGCACCCGCAGGCAGTAATACTATTATCGTTCCCGCAGGCGACAACACCGGCTTCAATTTCACTCAAGATAATAAAATTTTCTGGTTTGCGCCCGGTGAGCATACGCTTGGAACAGGGCAATTCTCTCAGATAGTCGTCGGAAATAATAGTACTTATATTGGTGCGCCTACCGCGGTTCTTAATGGCAACAATAACAACCAGTATGCCTTTACCGGTAATGCCACCAACGTACGTATAGCTTATCTCGAAGTTAAGAACTTCGGTAGAGGTACAGATAACCAAGACGAGGGAGTTATTAATCACAACGCGGCCGACAATTGGACCATGGAGTATCTTTACGCTCACCACAATGATGGCGCAGCAGTATTCCTTGGCAGCAATAATACCGTTCGCTATAACTGTCTAAAAGATAACGGCCAGTACGGGTTTAGCATGTTCAAAGACCAAATTGAAGGTGATTCTGCTATTAAGGATATCGTCCTTGACCACAACGAAATCAGCGGAAATAACCAGGATAACTGGGAGGTTCTTTCGCCAGGATGTGGCTGTACGGGTGGGGGTAAGTTCTGGGATGTAAAAGGTGCTACGGTCACTAACAATTACGTTCACGATAACCTTAGTACAGGGCTCTGGGCAGATACGAACGACATCGACTTCTTGTTTGACAGTAACTGGATCGAGCATAATTCGGGCGAAGGAATCTGGTACGAAATCAGCTACAATGCCACGATAAGCCGCAATACCCTTAAACGGAACGCCTGGGTAGGAGGCAACCGCAATACAGGTTCACCAGCACCCGCAATTTACATTTCAGAGTCTGGCGGCGATAGTCGACTGCAATCAACCACCAGCGGAAGTACCAATCTTCAAATCAAAAACAATTTACTTGAAGACAACTTCTCTGGCGTATCTGTCTTTGAAAACTCAAACCGTTTCTGTGATTCCAACGGTAACACGAGCAAATCGTACTGTACACCTTTTGTCAGCCCAACGATCATCCCTAAAAATCCGACCACACCCCCAACATATGACTTCACATATCCTAATCCTATCGGCTTAAATCACCCTTGCTACACAAGCATTTCATCTGCTCCATATACATTTAATTGTCGCTGGCATTCTCAAAACGTTAAGGTATTCAACAATGAGTTCCGCTTTACGGCTGCGAATGTTCCATGTGCCGGCACTTTTTGCGGCGTTCAGGCGCTCTTTGCAACAGGTGCAAATAATATACCGTGGGCTCCGGCAGCGTACAACATTGGAAACATCCAAAACGATGTCATGTTTAACAACGGAAACAAGTTCTCTAATAACACCTATATAGGAGACTGGCGATTCGCTAAGGGTAGCGGTGAAACAATCAACTGGAATATTTGGCAGTTAGCACCGTTTAATCAGGATACTGGCAGTACCATCAGTGGTCAGACTCCAGTCGCCAATGCGCTCGATACTAACACGGCTACTCTTGAAGGCTCAATCGGACAGTGGCAATCTTGGTTTACAACAAATATCGCCCAATCAACACTAGAAGCACATAGTGGAACCCACAGTATGAAGATAGATACCACTGGTGGAGGAAGCTGGGGAGTGCAACTTGCCAATTATCCAGGATTCCGTGTAACTCCAGGGTCTAAACACGTCAGCTTCTGGGCAAAGAAGACCGCTGGAACGACTTCGGCAGTACGCCTCCAGCTTACCTGGCGAGACAGTGACGGGAACGTCATTAACCCAACACCGGCAGATCTTACACTAAGTGGCCTTAATTCAACCTGGCAGCAAGCGAGTGTAGATATGGCTGCACCAAACAACGTTTCGACGGTCTTTATTAGCTTCCTCGGAACGGGCTCATTGGGTGACACGGTATTTATCGATGATATTGTCGTAGGAGATAATTAAAAAATGATTTATTTAATAGCCATAAGCAAAATGTTGTGATAGTGTAGTAAAATAAGGATAGAAAAGGTTAGAAACAGGAAATGGCACGTTTACCAACACCAGGCTCAGATGATGGCACATGGGGCACCGTTCTTAACGATTTCTTAGCGGTCGCCCACGATAGCGGAGGAGGGCTTAAAGCTGGCGCAGTCAGTTCTTCTACGATTCAAGATAACTCTGTATCCGGCAGCAAGCTCCAAGATGGCAGTGTAACCAACGCCAAACTTGATTCAGGGGCTGGCAGTGATGGACAGGTTCTCACCAAAGACAGTGCCTCTTCGGGTGGCTTCAAATGGACCTCTACGGCCGGTACACCCGATGCTACCACTAGTACCAAGGGACTGGTTCAGCTGGCAGGGGACTTAGGGGGAGTCGGTACGGCTGCCGCCGCCCCTATAATTAGCAATAATGCAATTACCAATGGCAAGATTGCCGATAACGCTGTCACATCTGCTAAAATTGCCGACGGAACCATCGTTGATGCTGATATTTCAGCGAGTGCCGCTATCGCTAAGAGTAAACTCGCCGCACTCAATATCGGTGATGCTGATGTAAGCGCCATTTCTGAAAGTAAAGTCACAAACCTCACTACAGATCTTGCGGCTACCGAGAAAACCGCTAATAAAGGTACTGCCGGTGGATATGCCTCTCTTGATGGCTCCACAAAGGTACCTATCGCACAAATTCCTACGGGCACAACGGGGACGACGGTAGCCCTTGGTAATGACTCACGCATTACTGGTGCTGAACAAACGGTAAACAAAGGTGCGGCAAGTGGATATGCGGGACTGAATGCATCGACACATGTACCTACAGGCCAGCTAGGCTCGGGTACGGCAGACTCTACGACATTCTTAAGAGGTGACTCGACATGGGTAACCGTATCTGGCGGTGGTCCTGCGGTAACTCCTACGAATGGTGGTGGCGAAACATACTACGATATTGGTAACTCGGGAACCGCAGCAACAGCAGACCTTACTAACGGTAACGTTCAAAAACTGACGCTGACAGGCAACTGTACGCTTACTCTAGCAAACCCGGCAGCCGGAGCCATGCGCGCAATGACACTACTTGTATTTCAGGACGGCACAGGTTCACGAACTATCACTTGGCCTGCGTCTGTAAAGTGGGGTATCGCTGGAGCACCTGTACTATCGACCGCAGCAACAAAGATGGACATTGTCTCTCTCTTTACTGTTGACGGTGGCACGACCTGGTATGGAGCGCTTGGCGCCAAAGGCTACTAAAAAATGGGTGCGCTCGCATCACTTCGCTTTACGGAGGTTCGACACCGCGATCAATACCCGGGTTTAATTGGAGCTTGGGGATTCGATGAGGGTACCGGCCTCGTAGCCGTCGATAGCTCTACGAAGGGCTCCGATCTCACGGTCAGCCCCGGTATGACATGGGCCACGGGATACGCAAGCGGGACGGCTATTCAAAATGGAGGTGGTGGTGGCGCCGGTGGCGCTTTTCGCCAAAAAGACATTGTTGACAGCAACATGACAATCATGGGATGGGCACGGCCACTTGATCTAACCTCTGGTACGTCCAGACCACTCTTTGGATTTTGGGATGCAACCAATGCGGCAGGGAGTACCTGGCTGGCAATCTGGGCACAACGCAACGATTTCGGAACGGGAAATGTTTTACAAGGGAATGTGCGCGCAGGAGGATCTCTCGTCGCGCTTAATGGCTCGGCACTCACCCTCAATACTTGGGCTCATCTTGCTCTTACCTACAATGGAACAAACATAATTCTTTATAAAGATGGGGTATCTGTTGCAACGGTGGCACAGCCCGGCGCAGCGTACACAGGTACTGCCTATTTTCTCGTGGTACCAGATTCTGGCAATGCTCAAGTTGATGATGTGCGTGTTTTTAATACGACATTATCGCAAGCTGAAATACAGTCATTCATGCAACAACCCGTTGCCGTGCCGTAGGCCAGCTCGAAACCGAACAAAGCGGAATATGCGTCGTGATGAACGCGGTGAGATTTATGCATCGGGAATCGTAACGGTGATATCGTCAAAGATTGTGCCGCTTGGGCAATTGTGCACAAGATGGGCAATCTCGTAAAATCCGGGCACAAAATCTCCGGGCGCTATAGTTTCAAGTTGCGCCCAGAATGCCTCACCAACTTCAGGGCGCAACTCGGCTTCGCGCCCTGGTCTGGCTTCGGCCGCTTCAAAAAGATGGACGAGCATATGGCGATCAAGGATA carries:
- a CDS encoding right-handed parallel beta-helix repeat-containing protein, with translation MKPKKAIIIAIALVIFVGAGAWAFFSSRSQNTSPSQQSAISTVKLNIPNSSLELAKTSKSLDISVDIEGTATIARVEYLLDGEVVARSIEPPYKVTISLAKLKKGEHTLQAIAYDTSGGSAKSKVFTFTIDDSDTVTPANDESQTTVEESTSIPTARASRVTTAKSGGSSGSSGTSNNNDGGTPTPTDSEENYRTAGGWYGSLPPQLEICSNNGWNGGPSSAPAGSNTIIVPAGDNTGFNFTQDNKIFWFAPGEHTLGTGQFSQIVVGNNSTYIGAPTAVLNGNNNNQYAFTGNATNVRIAYLEVKNFGRGTDNQDEGVINHNAADNWTMEYLYAHHNDGAAVFLGSNNTVRYNCLKDNGQYGFSMFKDQIEGDSAIKDIVLDHNEISGNNQDNWEVLSPGCGCTGGGKFWDVKGATVTNNYVHDNLSTGLWADTNDIDFLFDSNWIEHNSGEGIWYEISYNATISRNTLKRNAWVGGNRNTGSPAPAIYISESGGDSRLQSTTSGSTNLQIKNNLLEDNFSGVSVFENSNRFCDSNGNTSKSYCTPFVSPTIIPKNPTTPPTYDFTYPNPIGLNHPCYTSISSAPYTFNCRWHSQNVKVFNNEFRFTAANVPCAGTFCGVQALFATGANNIPWAPAAYNIGNIQNDVMFNNGNKFSNNTYIGDWRFAKGSGETINWNIWQLAPFNQDTGSTISGQTPVANALDTNTATLEGSIGQWQSWFTTNIAQSTLEAHSGTHSMKIDTTGGGSWGVQLANYPGFRVTPGSKHVSFWAKKTAGTTSAVRLQLTWRDSDGNVINPTPADLTLSGLNSTWQQASVDMAAPNNVSTVFISFLGTGSLGDTVFIDDIVVGDN
- a CDS encoding DUF3048 domain-containing protein, which encodes MNDGFAKPTFFRRLRNWVSTHRTRTIVFLGIILIAAAGVTAYALLSQNSPALESLHLQAKPKPAPPAPVFYSPLTGVKVPDEASTKQAVTAIMIENSPDARPQSGLKQAGVVYEAIAEGGITRFLTLHQEDKPQVIGPVRSLRMYYVDWLAPYNASVAHVGGSAAALAEIRNGKYRDIDQFFNGGSYWRATDRYAPHNVYTSFAKLDALNAAKGYTSSTFTGFPRADGKPAAKPTASVVTINFSGALYNTAYGYDPGTNSYYRSVGGKQHMDREEGQIHPSVVIAMKVNMHKVFEDGYREDINANSTGQANLFQNGTMQEVTWSKPSRESQITFKDENGKEVPLVRGQTWITAVPNGTGSVSWQ
- the gltX gene encoding glutamate--tRNA ligase encodes the protein MNTVRTRFAPSPTGFLHVGNIRTGLFAWLVARHFDGTFILRLEDTDKKREVEGSADHLLECLKVLGIQYDEGIGIGGPYGPYKQSERLDIYKAWAQKLIDSGRAYADPYTPEELQAFREQAKSEKRAFLYRHHRPENPPTWDGTTPLRFKSDPKNYSWHDEVMGDLSTGPEVIDDIILIKSDGYPTYNFAHIVDDAEMKVSHIIRGQEFIASQPNYLNIYEALGLIPPIFATMPHILAATGGKKLGKRDGAKDVLDYIRDGILPEALLNFIASLGWNDGTEQEVFSVEELIEKFTLDRVQRSGARFDEQRLLWLNGQWIRRISLDDLSKRAKQFWPESAQKATDEKRLQVLGLVQDRLKTLTDLPLLTRYFFEEPGVDLSLIETNKQLKKLDKSEISSLLIQAKTAYEAAGFESADSIQDTLNQLLEVTGQKPGILFGLIRLAVSWAPFSPALNDTLFVLGKDTVLQRLNTSLEVFQ
- a CDS encoding HAMP domain-containing sensor histidine kinase, which encodes MAVKQTPPQLVKNYWPRYRRQAIAITILMQIAATLAIGCALLATGATQPTVPFWIMLLAVIFTSIGVNILLVNQLLTPLKDLTSALTHISGEPSTITPPNPNASHFERDGFKPLLQLIYELAADKKTETEQKESQAETASKEQSVSEIATAFENTAAGFIIMKASGDILYANKNAPVHTDHENTKKIDLIFDDSPSLTEWLKDCEEHAVHAEQTWERVPSQIIGEEDRKIYDLVASYDKGSSAEVVITLFDRTADYQPEDDSLDFIAFAAHELRGPITVIRGYLDVLEDELTDKIDAEQGELFKRLVVSANRLSSYVNNILNASRYDRRHLKVHLRENNLSDIYDTISDDMNLRASSQNRLLAVHFPKDLPTIAADKASISEVISNLIDNAVKYSNEGGAVNVTAVVDGDFVKVSVEDHGIGMPGSVISNLFHKFYRSHRSRETVAGTGIGLYICKAIVESHGGKIEVRSTEGEGSVFEFTIPIYSTVADKLTANNNSNEGLIEHSESGWIKNHAMYRG
- a CDS encoding Gfo/Idh/MocA family oxidoreductase, producing the protein MDRSTEEIVVIRLGFLGTGNHAWRSHAIPALQTGEFSLAGLFDPSERSIATFRQKVGQNVPGYGREEDLLRDPDIDAIVIASIDEAHPAQLARVVRARKPVFCEKPLATTQDGLVVVERALVEAETNKVLVTTCHPRNELENAPYGWACANLGNLQRKYGALEHVGLDFTYHATENPWKKEGRSLLLDHWGHEIGYLMKLLGWQPFTAIRLANSPDRYAVAGTLHDGVTFFCSGSRKLETNHFPETITLRFEGGTETVFTLSGRTTFYDHETLELGRGMASPLNYDDVFLGVMKRFAREIKARKSTFSFSQLRVLSGSGVRLATGPAVLHNFTV
- a CDS encoding response regulator; the protein is MAIKTILCIEDDRFIGEMYVRSLKKAGYDVDWMVDGNDGLVAARNKTYDLILLDIMLPERRGGEILAALRGEKGDLIPKTKVIVMTNFEQDDESRQAMQHNVDAYLIKAEITPKKLLGVIEKLATAPSQVA
- a CDS encoding LamG domain-containing protein — its product is MGALASLRFTEVRHRDQYPGLIGAWGFDEGTGLVAVDSSTKGSDLTVSPGMTWATGYASGTAIQNGGGGGAGGAFRQKDIVDSNMTIMGWARPLDLTSGTSRPLFGFWDATNAAGSTWLAIWAQRNDFGTGNVLQGNVRAGGSLVALNGSALTLNTWAHLALTYNGTNIILYKDGVSVATVAQPGAAYTGTAYFLVVPDSGNAQVDDVRVFNTTLSQAEIQSFMQQPVAVP